In the Pseudanabaena sp. PCC 7367 genome, one interval contains:
- a CDS encoding indolepyruvate ferredoxin oxidoreductase subunit alpha, with protein sequence MAYTIVTDICEGVAECVPACPVACIHPGGGANAKGTPWFWIDFDVCIDCGVCLEVCPVAGAILPEERPALQKSASR encoded by the coding sequence ATGGCATACACGATCGTTACTGATATTTGCGAGGGCGTAGCAGAGTGCGTTCCAGCCTGCCCAGTGGCTTGTATTCATCCTGGTGGTGGGGCAAATGCTAAGGGCACTCCCTGGTTTTGGATTGATTTTGATGTTTGTATTGACTGCGGCGTGTGTTTGGAGGTTTGCCCAGTCGCAGGGGCGATCTTGCCGGAAGAAAGACCAGCGCTACAAAAGTCAGCCAGTCGATAG
- the rimP gene encoding ribosome maturation factor RimP has product MTHPLIPQVLEIAETIAAPLGIEVVGAVMHTNKSPVVLRVDIRNQTQHTGLNDCEQMSYALEEALDQADFIPHAYVLEVSSPGIDRQLSSDREFIAFRGFTIAIDTNPPYKGKQSWQGQLVKRDQQALVINLKGRSVSIPLEQVVKVELA; this is encoded by the coding sequence ATGACACATCCATTAATCCCTCAGGTGCTTGAAATTGCTGAAACGATCGCTGCCCCCCTGGGGATCGAGGTGGTCGGAGCGGTAATGCATACCAACAAAAGCCCCGTTGTACTCAGAGTCGATATCCGCAATCAAACCCAGCACACCGGTCTGAACGATTGCGAACAAATGAGCTATGCCCTAGAGGAAGCCCTCGATCAAGCAGATTTTATTCCCCATGCCTATGTGTTAGAAGTGTCTAGCCCTGGGATTGATCGCCAGTTATCTAGCGATCGGGAGTTTATTGCTTTTCGCGGGTTTACGATCGCCATTGACACTAACCCACCCTATAAGGGCAAGCAAAGTTGGCAGGGGCAGTTAGTCAAGCGTGACCAACAAGCGCTGGTGATTAACCTGAAGGGGCGATCGGTTAGTATTCCGCTGGAGCAGGTGGTTAAGGTGGAGTTGGCTTAG
- the nusA gene encoding transcription termination factor NusA, which translates to MALVTLQDLQPMVEAISRERNLPIIAVQNALREALLKGYERFRKTYRSEGVNYDDTYFENFEVELDMEEEGFRVLATKTIVEEVENSDREIGLAEVREVAPEAQAGGTVVVDVTPDQRDFGRMAAIQTKQVLAQKLRDQQRKLIQEEFQDIEGTVLQGRVLRFENSSVVVEVNSGVGQPAEAELPKREQLPSERPYRPGSTIKVYLKRVYEGSRRGPQLMVSRADAGLVVYLFANEVPEIEDEVVRIVAVAREANPPSSSVGPRTKIAVDTLERDVDPVGACIGARGARIQAVVNELRGEKIDVIRWSPDPATYIANSLSPARIHEVRLMNADERQAHVLVPDDQLSLAIGKEGQNVRLAARLTGWKIDIKDASKYDYEAEDQKAAEIAAARAAEIAAIEAQRQAAAEEEARLAAEEEAELEALEAEEQAASPDAEVATEETEEIEESEQAEAIAEGEGLPEPEEVEVPDEAEAIAAEESAENLATEDEANPEAEESEPEDSEEE; encoded by the coding sequence ATGGCACTAGTCACACTGCAAGACCTGCAACCAATGGTTGAGGCAATCAGTAGAGAGCGAAACCTACCTATAATTGCAGTGCAAAATGCTCTGCGTGAGGCTTTACTAAAAGGTTATGAGCGGTTCAGAAAAACCTATCGATCGGAAGGGGTCAACTACGACGATACCTATTTCGAGAACTTTGAAGTAGAGCTAGATATGGAGGAAGAGGGCTTTAGGGTGCTGGCCACCAAAACGATCGTCGAAGAGGTTGAAAACTCCGATCGTGAGATCGGGCTAGCCGAGGTACGAGAAGTAGCCCCAGAAGCTCAGGCCGGTGGCACCGTGGTGGTAGATGTGACCCCCGATCAACGGGATTTTGGTCGCATGGCTGCGATCCAAACCAAGCAGGTACTAGCTCAAAAGCTGCGCGATCAACAACGCAAATTAATCCAAGAAGAGTTCCAGGATATTGAAGGTACAGTCTTACAAGGGCGGGTGCTGCGATTTGAAAACAGCTCCGTGGTAGTAGAAGTTAACAGTGGCGTAGGTCAACCCGCTGAAGCTGAATTACCCAAACGCGAACAATTACCCAGCGAAAGACCCTATCGCCCCGGCAGCACGATCAAAGTTTATTTAAAACGAGTCTACGAAGGATCACGGCGCGGCCCCCAATTGATGGTATCGCGGGCTGATGCTGGGCTAGTGGTGTATTTATTTGCCAATGAAGTACCAGAGATTGAAGACGAAGTGGTACGGATTGTGGCGGTGGCCAGGGAGGCAAATCCACCATCTTCTTCGGTGGGGCCACGTACCAAAATCGCCGTTGATACCCTGGAGCGCGATGTCGATCCGGTTGGAGCTTGCATAGGCGCACGTGGTGCCCGCATCCAGGCGGTGGTGAATGAGCTACGTGGTGAAAAGATTGATGTGATTCGCTGGTCACCAGACCCAGCTACTTACATTGCCAATTCCCTCAGTCCGGCTCGCATCCATGAGGTGCGATTGATGAATGCGGATGAAAGGCAGGCTCATGTATTGGTGCCCGATGATCAACTGAGCTTGGCGATCGGCAAGGAAGGGCAAAATGTGCGATTGGCGGCACGCTTAACCGGCTGGAAAATTGACATTAAGGATGCTTCTAAATATGACTACGAAGCAGAAGACCAAAAGGCGGCAGAAATAGCGGCGGCCAGGGCAGCAGAAATAGCAGCGATCGAAGCGCAAAGACAGGCAGCAGCGGAAGAAGAAGCCAGATTAGCCGCTGAAGAAGAGGCTGAACTCGAAGCCCTTGAGGCAGAGGAGCAAGCAGCTAGCCCAGATGCTGAGGTTGCCACTGAAGAAACAGAGGAAATAGAGGAAAGCGAGCAAGCAGAAGCGATCGCAGAAGGTGAGGGGTTGCCAGAGCCAGAAGAAGTAGAGGTGCCAGATGAAGCAGAGGCGATCGCGGCAGAGGAGTCAGCGGAAAATTTAGCCACAGAGGATGAAGCTAACCCTGAAGCGGAAGAGAGCGAGCCTGAAGACTCAGAGGAAGAGTAG
- the ppk2 gene encoding polyphosphate kinase 2, with product MAKTKNNGTQAAHHDGLVMKKQKTKSKKGKDLTKTKKTKRRPKIKNKVYKKKLAELQIELVKLQEWVKAKGLKVVVLFEGRDAAGKGGAIKRITECLNPRVCRVAALATPTERERTQWYFQRYVAHLPAGGEMVLFDRSWYNRAGVEHVMGFCTHEEYVEFLRSCPEFEDMLQRSGIILIKYWFSVSDEEQERRFQERLTNPVKRWKLSPMDLQSRAKWVEYSKAKDDMFDATDVPGSPWFVVEADDKKLARLNCISHLLSMIPYEDLTPKKIKMPPRQELMDYVRPPMSMQRFVPNSV from the coding sequence ATGGCAAAGACTAAAAATAATGGCACACAAGCAGCCCATCACGATGGTTTGGTGATGAAGAAGCAAAAGACCAAATCAAAAAAGGGCAAAGACTTAACCAAGACAAAAAAAACTAAGCGCAGACCTAAAATCAAAAACAAGGTATATAAGAAAAAGTTAGCTGAATTACAAATTGAGCTAGTTAAGCTGCAAGAATGGGTTAAAGCTAAGGGGCTGAAAGTCGTCGTTCTGTTCGAGGGGCGTGATGCTGCTGGCAAGGGTGGTGCGATCAAACGGATTACTGAATGTTTGAATCCACGGGTATGCCGTGTGGCTGCATTGGCTACACCCACGGAACGGGAGCGCACCCAATGGTACTTTCAGCGCTATGTAGCCCATTTACCGGCAGGTGGTGAGATGGTGCTGTTCGATCGCAGTTGGTATAATCGCGCCGGTGTTGAACATGTGATGGGATTTTGCACCCACGAAGAATATGTGGAGTTTTTGCGATCGTGCCCTGAGTTCGAAGATATGTTGCAGCGATCGGGAATTATTTTAATTAAATATTGGTTCTCGGTTAGTGATGAAGAACAAGAACGCCGCTTTCAAGAACGCCTTACTAATCCAGTTAAGCGTTGGAAGCTGAGCCCCATGGATTTACAATCACGGGCGAAATGGGTGGAATATTCAAAAGCCAAAGATGATATGTTTGATGCCACAGATGTGCCTGGATCGCCCTGGTTCGTGGTGGAAGCAGACGATAAGAAACTAGCCCGATTAAACTGCATTAGCCACCTTTTGAGCATGATCCCCTATGAAGATTTAACCCCCAAAAAGATCAAGATGCCTCCCCGCCAGGAACTAATGGACTACGTGCGTCCGCCAATGTCGATGCAGAGATTTGTACCCAACTCAGTTTAA
- a CDS encoding YybH family protein yields MSDKQDVLDANYAFYRAFEKRDFEAMTAVWSQGSDSLCIHPGRSPLKGWPQISKSWQTIFRATKYMEIDTEITLVEVSGDLAYVVLIENVTQISGSNRMQASSTATNLFERMGGKWYLIHHHGSPLLN; encoded by the coding sequence ATGAGCGATAAGCAAGATGTTCTAGATGCAAATTATGCCTTCTATCGCGCCTTTGAAAAGCGGGATTTTGAAGCAATGACTGCGGTTTGGTCGCAGGGCAGCGACAGTTTATGCATCCACCCAGGGCGATCGCCCCTGAAGGGTTGGCCCCAAATTAGCAAATCCTGGCAAACCATCTTCAGAGCTACCAAATATATGGAGATCGACACCGAAATTACCCTGGTAGAAGTCAGTGGCGATCTGGCCTATGTGGTATTGATCGAGAATGTGACCCAGATTAGTGGTAGCAATCGAATGCAGGCAAGCTCAACCGCCACCAATCTATTTGAGCGGATGGGTGGCAAATGGTATTTGATTCACCACCATGGCAGCCCTTTGCTTAACTAA
- a CDS encoding histone deacetylase family protein — translation MTATSIPVFYADEFLQHQTGSYHPECPGRLEAIVTALKNSPLADRIDWRSPTPPQQRDVIAAIEKIHTPDYVRSVQAMSARGGDFIDNDTVVCRQSYDVALLAVSSWLDGIDRVLQTNQPAFVAARPPGHHAKPERGMGFCIFSNAAIAANYALEHAQIDRVAILDWDVHHGNGTQEAIWDNPQIAYASMHQFPFYPGTGWADETGGHNNVLNVPIEARSTVDKYLEVFAAEVMPFLSKFQPDLLIVSAGFDANADDPLASILLQPEDYGKFTHLCLQLTRRSMFGLEGGYDFDSLAKSVLAVIASCLD, via the coding sequence ATGACGGCAACCAGCATTCCGGTATTTTATGCTGATGAATTCCTCCAACATCAAACGGGCAGCTATCATCCCGAATGTCCAGGACGTTTAGAGGCGATCGTAACGGCGCTGAAAAACTCGCCGCTGGCCGATCGGATTGATTGGCGATCGCCCACCCCACCCCAGCAACGCGATGTAATTGCCGCGATTGAGAAAATTCATACCCCTGACTATGTGCGATCGGTACAGGCCATGTCGGCACGGGGTGGTGATTTCATTGATAATGACACTGTGGTTTGCCGCCAAAGTTATGATGTGGCGCTTTTGGCAGTAAGTTCATGGCTGGACGGCATCGATCGAGTATTGCAGACCAATCAACCGGCTTTTGTGGCAGCAAGACCGCCAGGCCACCATGCCAAACCAGAACGGGGGATGGGATTTTGTATCTTTTCTAATGCGGCGATCGCGGCTAACTATGCCCTGGAACATGCGCAAATCGATCGCGTGGCGATCCTCGATTGGGATGTGCATCATGGCAATGGCACCCAGGAAGCGATCTGGGATAATCCGCAAATTGCCTATGCTTCAATGCATCAGTTCCCGTTCTATCCTGGTACTGGCTGGGCGGATGAGACGGGCGGACATAATAATGTTTTAAATGTACCGATCGAGGCTCGCAGCACCGTGGATAAATATCTAGAGGTGTTTGCGGCGGAAGTGATGCCGTTTTTAAGTAAGTTCCAGCCTGATTTATTAATTGTTAGTGCGGGGTTTGATGCCAATGCCGATGATCCGCTGGCAAGCATACTTCTGCAACCGGAAGACTATGGTAAATTTACGCACTTATGTTTGCAGTTGACCCGCCGATCGATGTTTGGCCTGGAGGGGGGCTATGATTTTGATAGTTTGGCTAAATCGGTTTTGGCGGTAATTGCGTCTTGTTTGGATTGA
- the dnaK gene encoding molecular chaperone DnaK, whose product MAKVVGIDLGTTNSVVAVMEGGKPTVIANAEGFRTTPSVVAYAKNSDRLVGQIAKRQAVMNTDNTFYSVKRFIGRRYDEITSESKQVAYKVLNVNGNVKLDCPAAEKQFAPEEISAQVLRKLIDDASKYLGEKVTQAVITVPAYFNDSQRQATKDAGRIAGVEVLRIINEPTAAALSYGLDNKSNEKILVFDLGGGTFDVSILEVGDGVFEVMSTSGDTHLGGDDFDKKIVDWLAGLFQANEGIDLRKDKQALQRLTEAAEKAKIELSSVTQTEINLPFITATQDGPKHLEETLTRAKFEELVSDLIDRCRHPVEQSLKDAKLSKDEVDEVVLVGGSTRIPAVKELVKGILGKDPNQGVNPDEVVAVGAAIQAGVLAGEVKDILLLDVTPLSLGVETLGGVMTKIIPRNTTIPTKKSEVFSTAVDGQSNVEIHVLQGEREMSSDNKSLGTFRLDGIPPAPRGVPQIEVTFDIDANGILSVRAKDKGTEKEQSITITGASTLPDSEVDRMVQEAERNSDADKQKRERIDARNQADSLCYQAEKQIKELGDKAPDADKAKIEELIKDLREAINQEDFDRITAQTEELKQALYAMSTAVYQQGAPTDAAGASGAGPDMGADEATKDAASDDEQVIDADFTES is encoded by the coding sequence ATGGCGAAAGTTGTTGGAATAGATTTAGGTACAACAAATTCTGTTGTTGCCGTGATGGAAGGTGGTAAGCCAACGGTAATTGCTAATGCCGAGGGCTTCCGGACTACTCCTTCGGTAGTGGCATATGCAAAAAATAGCGATCGCCTCGTCGGTCAGATCGCCAAGCGTCAAGCCGTGATGAATACCGACAATACCTTTTATTCGGTGAAACGGTTTATTGGTAGACGCTACGACGAAATTACGAGCGAATCGAAGCAAGTTGCTTACAAAGTATTAAACGTAAACGGTAATGTAAAGCTCGATTGCCCAGCCGCCGAGAAGCAGTTTGCCCCAGAAGAAATTTCGGCTCAGGTGCTGCGTAAGCTGATAGACGATGCCAGTAAGTATTTGGGTGAAAAAGTAACCCAGGCGGTAATTACAGTCCCCGCTTACTTTAATGACTCACAACGCCAGGCCACTAAGGACGCAGGCCGGATCGCCGGTGTGGAAGTATTGCGGATTATCAACGAGCCCACTGCCGCTGCCCTATCCTATGGTTTGGATAATAAGAGCAACGAAAAGATTCTGGTATTTGACCTTGGTGGTGGTACATTCGACGTATCGATCCTGGAAGTGGGTGATGGCGTATTTGAGGTAATGTCCACCAGTGGTGATACCCACTTGGGGGGTGACGATTTTGATAAGAAAATTGTCGATTGGCTAGCCGGCTTATTCCAAGCCAATGAAGGAATTGATTTGCGTAAGGATAAGCAAGCCCTGCAACGTTTGACCGAGGCCGCTGAAAAGGCCAAGATTGAGCTATCCAGCGTGACCCAAACCGAAATCAACCTGCCATTTATTACGGCGACTCAGGATGGCCCCAAGCATTTAGAAGAAACCCTGACCCGTGCTAAGTTCGAGGAATTGGTTTCTGACCTAATCGATCGCTGTCGTCATCCAGTTGAGCAATCGCTTAAGGATGCCAAACTATCCAAGGATGAAGTTGATGAAGTGGTCTTGGTTGGTGGATCGACCCGGATCCCAGCAGTAAAAGAACTGGTTAAGGGCATTCTGGGCAAAGACCCCAATCAGGGGGTGAACCCCGATGAAGTGGTGGCAGTTGGTGCGGCAATTCAGGCTGGTGTATTGGCTGGCGAGGTCAAAGACATCTTGCTACTGGATGTAACGCCATTGTCGTTGGGGGTAGAAACCCTTGGTGGTGTGATGACCAAAATTATTCCCCGCAACACCACGATCCCAACCAAAAAATCAGAAGTGTTCTCCACCGCCGTGGATGGCCAAAGTAACGTGGAAATCCATGTGTTGCAAGGTGAACGGGAAATGTCTTCCGATAACAAGAGTCTGGGTACATTCCGGCTCGATGGCATCCCCCCTGCGCCCCGTGGTGTGCCGCAAATTGAAGTTACCTTTGATATTGACGCTAACGGCATCCTGTCGGTAAGAGCCAAGGACAAGGGGACTGAAAAAGAACAATCGATTACGATCACTGGTGCTTCGACCCTGCCCGACTCGGAAGTCGATCGGATGGTACAAGAAGCCGAGCGCAATTCTGATGCTGACAAGCAAAAACGGGAGCGGATCGATGCCAGGAATCAGGCCGACTCGCTGTGTTATCAAGCCGAAAAGCAGATCAAGGAACTGGGTGACAAAGCCCCAGATGCCGATAAGGCCAAGATCGAAGAGCTAATCAAGGATCTGCGCGAAGCGATCAACCAGGAAGATTTCGATCGCATCACTGCCCAAACTGAAGAACTGAAGCAGGCTCTCTATGCCATGAGTACGGCGGTTTATCAGCAAGGTGCGCCAACTGATGCTGCTGGTGCTTCTGGTGCTGGCCCTGACATGGGTGCGGATGAGGCCACCAAGGATGCAGCCAGTGATGATGAGCAAGTAATCGATGCGGACTTTACTGAGTCTTAG
- a CDS encoding MgPME-cyclase complex family protein, which translates to MSDNVSAQTYYFIAASRKYLMENVPLDETFKERAQNYAARNKEIDYWRIAEPAFLEAPEFSEIKQKCPKPAAAIVSTDANIIRWMKLRLEFVAMGEFVAPSELIPDPLASLSQV; encoded by the coding sequence ATGTCAGATAACGTATCAGCGCAAACCTATTACTTCATTGCCGCCAGCCGCAAATATCTAATGGAAAATGTGCCATTGGACGAAACTTTCAAGGAACGAGCCCAAAACTATGCAGCTCGTAACAAAGAGATTGACTATTGGCGGATCGCTGAGCCTGCTTTTTTGGAAGCCCCGGAGTTTAGCGAAATCAAGCAAAAGTGTCCCAAACCAGCGGCGGCGATCGTTTCAACCGATGCCAACATAATCCGCTGGATGAAGTTGCGCTTGGAGTTTGTGGCAATGGGCGAGTTTGTGGCTCCCAGTGAGTTGATCCCTGATCCGTTGGCTTCCCTTTCACAAGTGTAA
- the psaC gene encoding photosystem I iron-sulfur center protein PsaC: protein MSHAVKIYDTCIGCTQCVRACPCDVLEMVPWDGCKANQIASSPRTEDCIGCKRCETACPTDFLSIRVYLGAETTRSMGLTY from the coding sequence ATGTCGCATGCAGTCAAAATATATGATACGTGTATAGGTTGCACCCAATGTGTGCGTGCCTGTCCGTGCGATGTTTTGGAGATGGTTCCTTGGGATGGTTGTAAGGCGAATCAAATTGCTTCGTCTCCCCGAACTGAGGACTGTATTGGTTGTAAGCGTTGCGAGACTGCTTGCCCAACCGACTTCCTAAGCATCCGCGTCTATCTCGGTGCAGAAACTACTCGCAGCATGGGTCTTACTTACTAA
- a CDS encoding P-loop NTPase fold protein — translation MELIKLSSFFTACNPSQVLTFNQATDRQYYLDFAKLRRSVKQFRRTINLSPQKPTCHYLSGFPGSGKTTELNYLAMELAHQNFAVVAIDAAKHLNLADLELVDLLLLIWWQIVGQVNGQLAAAQGSSQSGMDLELKSDYLDRFLIEVLEQSAIDLPEVNNFNDLGDRLGAAVLVMQRSGELRHQIRPAWEPKLKSLIEAVNQDLLAKIKPLLKQNSLKGLVVIVDNLDRLRSAQAQQLFMAKQDLLQLLSCHLVLSVPAVIYFNPEFNSIQTTQSLGAGANANKTQPESVVLSCLPVAPDNPGDHNQGLELLGQMILARAFPNLTPSDRLGQMHEICDRPQTLQRLCELSGGNTQQLLQYIYGCLQREDLPIRQNTLSEVIRALQSNLLATISAVEKQRLDYVRQHHRLPAEVYGRSPEARDAKQDVRAGYLDLLARSLLLEYADGQGFWYGVNPVLELN, via the coding sequence ATGGAATTGATCAAATTGTCTAGCTTCTTTACAGCCTGCAATCCCAGCCAGGTATTAACATTCAACCAAGCAACCGATCGCCAATATTACCTTGACTTTGCCAAACTGCGGCGATCGGTCAAGCAATTTCGGCGCACGATCAACCTTTCACCCCAAAAGCCCACCTGCCATTATTTGAGTGGTTTTCCGGGCTCTGGTAAAACCACTGAGCTAAATTATTTGGCAATGGAGTTAGCGCACCAGAACTTTGCGGTGGTGGCGATCGATGCGGCTAAACATTTAAACCTGGCTGATCTGGAATTGGTCGATCTGCTGCTGTTGATCTGGTGGCAAATTGTGGGGCAGGTTAATGGACAACTGGCTGCCGCGCAGGGATCGTCACAATCTGGCATGGATCTAGAGCTAAAGTCAGATTATCTCGATCGGTTCCTGATAGAAGTGCTAGAGCAATCAGCGATCGATTTGCCTGAAGTAAATAACTTTAATGATTTAGGCGATCGCTTAGGGGCTGCGGTGTTGGTAATGCAAAGGTCAGGTGAATTAAGGCATCAGATCCGGCCAGCCTGGGAACCTAAGCTTAAATCGCTGATTGAAGCAGTGAATCAAGACTTGTTGGCCAAAATCAAACCCTTACTCAAGCAAAACTCGCTAAAAGGGTTAGTTGTGATCGTGGATAATCTCGATCGGTTGCGATCGGCTCAAGCCCAGCAATTATTCATGGCCAAGCAAGACCTATTGCAACTACTAAGCTGCCATTTGGTTTTATCAGTGCCGGCGGTAATTTACTTTAATCCAGAATTTAATTCTATCCAAACTACTCAGAGTTTAGGCGCTGGTGCTAATGCAAATAAGACCCAGCCTGAGTCTGTGGTGTTGAGTTGTTTGCCAGTGGCACCAGACAATCCTGGCGATCATAATCAAGGGCTTGAATTGCTTGGGCAAATGATTTTGGCGCGAGCTTTTCCAAATCTTACGCCTAGCGATCGCCTGGGGCAAATGCATGAGATTTGCGATCGCCCCCAAACCCTGCAACGCCTTTGTGAACTGAGTGGCGGCAATACCCAGCAATTATTGCAATATATTTATGGTTGTTTACAGCGGGAAGACTTGCCGATCCGCCAAAATACGCTGTCTGAGGTGATCAGAGCTTTGCAATCGAACCTGCTGGCCACAATCTCAGCGGTGGAAAAACAAAGGTTGGATTATGTGCGACAGCATCACCGTTTGCCAGCGGAGGTTTATGGGCGATCGCCTGAAGCCAGAGATGCTAAACAAGATGTGCGGGCTGGCTATCTGGATTTGTTGGCGCGATCGTTGTTACTTGAATATGCTGATGGTCAGGGGTTTTGGTATGGGGTTAATCCTGTTTTAGAATTAAACTGA
- the opcA gene encoding glucose-6-phosphate dehydrogenase assembly protein OpcA, which translates to MVNTQATSVLSLQTPKDVSVSQVEAELSKIWQSYGESAAARATTFNLLVYEPEDDPMSRMASIDAIASQSPCRVINLVPAEGEDEGVSAQVAAYCPINKGRSALICGEYITLTGTHEAFGRVHSLIQNLLIPDLPVFLWWKTSPAPNTRMFERLVNMSDRLIFDSSHFQESEADLVKAQEMVKVGIQIADLNWRRLAPWQELTAQAFDPPERRAAIWDVDRITIDYEKGNSTQAFMFLGWIASRLDWEPIKIASEGGDYDIKRVTFKGQKNDLQIEAELAAIPVGDAGTVVGDLIGLRLSSDNTDACNVFCSESTGCMRMEASGGAQACNIHQVSPLADQAADVLLAQQLQRWGQEVLYEESLAVTAQILSA; encoded by the coding sequence ATGGTTAACACACAAGCAACATCAGTCCTTTCACTGCAAACCCCCAAGGATGTTTCTGTCTCGCAGGTTGAAGCCGAACTGAGTAAAATTTGGCAATCCTATGGTGAAAGCGCAGCGGCACGGGCAACCACTTTTAACCTGTTAGTATATGAGCCAGAAGACGATCCCATGTCGCGGATGGCTTCGATCGATGCGATCGCCTCACAAAGTCCTTGTCGGGTAATCAATCTGGTTCCAGCCGAGGGTGAAGATGAAGGGGTCAGCGCCCAGGTCGCAGCCTATTGCCCGATTAACAAAGGTCGCAGTGCCCTGATCTGCGGTGAATATATTACTCTCACTGGTACCCACGAAGCTTTTGGGCGGGTACATTCTTTGATCCAAAACTTACTAATCCCTGACTTGCCTGTGTTCCTGTGGTGGAAGACTAGCCCTGCGCCAAATACACGTATGTTTGAGCGTTTGGTCAATATGAGCGATCGGCTTATTTTTGACTCGTCCCATTTCCAGGAGTCAGAAGCCGATCTGGTCAAAGCTCAGGAAATGGTTAAGGTTGGAATTCAAATTGCCGATCTAAACTGGCGGCGGCTGGCTCCCTGGCAAGAGCTTACTGCTCAAGCTTTTGACCCACCAGAACGTCGTGCCGCGATCTGGGATGTCGATCGGATCACGATTGACTATGAAAAGGGCAACAGCACCCAGGCATTTATGTTCCTCGGTTGGATCGCCAGTCGGCTCGATTGGGAACCGATTAAAATTGCCAGTGAAGGGGGCGACTATGACATCAAGCGGGTTACCTTCAAGGGGCAAAAGAATGACTTGCAAATTGAAGCAGAATTAGCGGCGATCCCAGTGGGTGATGCTGGTACGGTGGTGGGCGATCTAATCGGGTTGCGCCTTTCTTCTGATAATACCGATGCTTGTAATGTATTTTGCTCTGAATCAACGGGCTGTATGCGGATGGAGGCTTCTGGTGGAGCCCAGGCTTGTAATATTCATCAGGTCTCGCCGCTGGCTGATCAGGCTGCTGATGTCCTGTTGGCGCAACAGTTACAGCGCTGGGGGCAGGAGGTTTTATATGAAGAGAGTCTGGCGGTTACGGCGCAGATCCTTAGCGCTTAG